A stretch of the Candidatus Rokuibacteriota bacterium genome encodes the following:
- a CDS encoding tetratricopeptide repeat protein produces MTLRGTGALARAALAVALVLLAQVAAAVPLTKPEVLKLLRRNLQERRLIAVVRELGVDFKVTSEVIDELRAVGATPAFIEALQGLGDGAAPAGPAAAPQAARAPVTPAPAPPPAPAAAPAPAASPAPAAAPRAPPPPAPSAAATGAVPGEGTTVPPPDAPPPAPAAPPRTAAPAAVALIPGPPTPPPPPAIGALAPAPAAPPAAAGAAPPPSAPAEPAEAKAAAAEPSRWEVVRPLLEKAQALAGEGDIRGAQILVAKAMEIDPGEPQVWKAFKGIEQDLLARAETLLADGQIPRALREFQFIITTNPESAVGHNGVGMALLQLKNYDEAVAAFERALALDPANVRYRQALTRARSLQRASKALERTGQENLKKMLGDTGR; encoded by the coding sequence GTGACGCTGCGCGGAACCGGAGCGCTCGCGCGCGCGGCCCTCGCGGTCGCGCTCGTCCTCCTGGCCCAGGTCGCGGCCGCGGTGCCCCTGACGAAGCCCGAGGTCCTGAAACTGCTCCGCCGGAACCTCCAGGAGCGGCGGCTCATCGCCGTCGTCCGCGAGCTCGGCGTGGACTTCAAGGTGACGTCCGAGGTGATCGACGAGTTGCGCGCGGTCGGCGCGACGCCCGCGTTCATCGAAGCGCTCCAGGGCCTGGGTGACGGCGCCGCGCCGGCCGGGCCCGCCGCCGCGCCGCAGGCGGCACGCGCTCCGGTGACCCCGGCCCCCGCGCCGCCTCCGGCGCCGGCCGCGGCACCAGCTCCCGCGGCCTCGCCGGCGCCGGCTGCCGCGCCGCGCGCGCCCCCGCCTCCCGCACCTTCGGCGGCGGCGACGGGTGCCGTCCCCGGCGAGGGCACGACCGTCCCGCCGCCGGACGCGCCGCCTCCGGCCCCGGCGGCGCCCCCGCGGACTGCTGCCCCGGCGGCGGTGGCGCTGATTCCGGGGCCGCCCACGCCGCCGCCGCCGCCCGCCATCGGCGCGCTCGCCCCGGCGCCAGCGGCGCCGCCGGCGGCGGCCGGAGCCGCACCCCCGCCCAGCGCGCCGGCGGAGCCGGCCGAGGCGAAGGCGGCCGCCGCCGAACCGTCGCGGTGGGAGGTCGTGAGACCGCTCCTCGAGAAGGCGCAGGCCCTGGCCGGCGAGGGCGACATCCGCGGAGCCCAGATCCTGGTGGCCAAGGCGATGGAGATCGATCCCGGCGAGCCTCAGGTCTGGAAGGCCTTCAAGGGGATCGAGCAGGATCTCCTGGCGCGCGCGGAGACGCTGCTCGCGGACGGGCAGATCCCGCGGGCCCTGCGGGAGTTCCAGTTCATCATCACGACGAACCCCGAGTCGGCCGTCGGGCACAACGGGGTCGGAATGGCGCTCCTCCAGCTCAAGAACTACGACGAAGCGGTGGCGGCGTTCGAGCGGGCCCTCGCGCTGGATCCCGCGAACGTGCGGTACCGTCAGGCCCTGACGCGGGCGCGGAGTCTCCAGCGGGCCTCGAAGGCGCTGGAGCGGACCGGGCAGGAGAACCTGAAGAAGATGCTCGGCGACACCGGGCGGTAG